The following is a genomic window from Candidatus Rokuibacteriota bacterium.
TGAGCCACTCGCGCGACGCGGCGCGCGCGCCGGCCAGGGCCACGACGTCGATCCGGGAGGGGACGATGCCCAGCTCGGCCAGCAGGGCGTCGATCGCCCGGCGCGGGTAACCGGCGTCGTTCTTCAGGCGCGAGAAGCGCTCCTCGGAGGCGCACCCGACGACGCGGCCGTCCACGAGGACGGCCGCGGTGGCGCAGTGAGTCTCGTTGACGCCGAGGACGATCACGCGCTCTTCGAGAGCGCCCGGACGATCTCGCGGCAGAAGGCCGGCAGATCATCCGGCTTGCGCGAGGTGATGAGAGTGCCGTCCACGACGACCTCGCGGTCCACCCAGCGGGCGCCCGCATTCACCAGGTCGTCCTTGATGGAGAAGAACGAGGTCGCCTCCTTCCCCCGGACCACGTCGGCGCTGACGAGCATCCAGCCGGCGTGGCAGATCGCCGCCACCACCTTGCCGTGCCGCGCCGCCTCGCGCACCAGCCGCACCATGGCCTCGTGGCGCCGCATGATGTCCGGGGCATACCCCCCCGGCACGATCACCGCGTCGAACTCCGCGGCGCTCACGGCCTCGGCCTGCGCGTCCACGCTCACGGGGTAGCCGTGCTTGGAGGCGTACGACTTGGCGCCGCCCGCGCCCACCACCAGCACCTCGGCCCCTTCCTCCTTCAGGCGGTAGTAGGGCACCCACA
Proteins encoded in this region:
- a CDS encoding type 1 glutamine amidotransferase; this encodes MSLKGKRIAILAENLYQEMELWVPYYRLKEEGAEVLVVGAGGAKSYASKHGYPVSVDAQAEAVSAAEFDAVIVPGGYAPDIMRRHEAMVRLVREAARHGKVVAAICHAGWMLVSADVVRGKEATSFFSIKDDLVNAGARWVDREVVVDGTLITSRKPDDLPAFCREIVRALSKSA